A window of Neisseria canis contains these coding sequences:
- a CDS encoding LysR family transcriptional regulator, with amino-acid sequence MDINHLKSFVAVAYHCNLTQAAERLFLSQPAVSAQIKAIETYLGTPLFNRTSNGMSLTRAGEIFLPEAESLLQHKHRLDNFAKTLAEHYTQDAQIGLIHPISGKRVSKLTRLLNDSAPDIQLHIQYGMSGEILERILSKQLHGGFFLGPVNTRSVRSIFLENIQYSLICPSSEAENIKSNLPKNLEHYIWIEMSGVSASNKHLQQFWRVNRLSPKRQIICDYPQTIIDLVGDGIGVAMVPSHKAQDAANTGKPITVIEEFRQSLPLNFIYLDEYEHDPALSLIKRSIEEVWELQKQAS; translated from the coding sequence ATGGACATCAACCATCTGAAATCATTTGTCGCAGTTGCCTACCATTGCAACCTCACACAAGCTGCTGAACGCCTGTTTCTTTCCCAGCCTGCCGTATCCGCCCAAATCAAAGCCATAGAAACCTATTTGGGTACGCCTCTGTTTAACCGGACCAGCAACGGCATGAGCCTGACCCGCGCCGGAGAAATTTTCCTGCCGGAAGCCGAATCCCTCCTCCAACACAAACACCGGCTCGACAATTTTGCCAAAACGCTGGCCGAACATTACACGCAAGACGCACAAATCGGCCTGATACACCCCATCAGCGGCAAACGCGTATCGAAACTGACCCGCCTGCTGAACGATTCGGCACCCGACATCCAGCTGCACATCCAATACGGCATGAGCGGCGAAATTTTGGAGCGCATATTATCCAAGCAGCTGCACGGCGGCTTTTTTCTCGGCCCGGTCAATACCCGCAGCGTACGCAGCATCTTTCTGGAAAACATTCAATATTCCCTTATCTGCCCCAGCTCAGAGGCCGAAAACATCAAAAGCAACCTGCCCAAAAACCTCGAACACTATATCTGGATAGAAATGTCGGGCGTATCGGCCAGCAACAAACATTTGCAACAGTTTTGGCGGGTTAACCGGCTCTCGCCCAAGCGGCAAATTATTTGCGACTACCCGCAAACCATCATCGACTTGGTGGGAGACGGCATCGGCGTGGCCATGGTGCCCAGCCACAAAGCGCAGGATGCCGCCAACACCGGCAAACCCATTACCGTTATCGAAGAATTCCGCCAAAGCCTGCCGCTCAATTTCATCTACCTCGACGAATACGAACACGACCCCGCACTCAGCCTGATTAAGCGGAGCATAGAAGAAGTGTGGGAGCTTCAAAAACAAGCATCTTGA
- the dnaX gene encoding DNA polymerase III subunit gamma/tau, producing MAYQVLARKWRPKTFADLVGQEHVVKALQNALDKGRLHHAYLLTGTRGVGKTTIARILAKSLNCENPSNGEPCGQCQSCTQIDSGRFVDLLEIDAASNTGIDNIREVLENAQYAPTSGKYKVYIIDEVHMLSKSAFNAMLKTLEEPPEHVKFILATTDPHKVPVTVLSRCLQFVLRNMTPQQVAGHLSHVLQVENIPSEPAALQLLGRAAAGSMRDALSLLDQAIAMGSGKVSEEDVRHMIGAVDKRYLYELLQSIAAQNGEALLQKAQEMAARAIGFDSALSELAVLLQRIALFQTVPSAIPQDDPERETLKVLADHLSGEQIQLYYQCAIHGKRDLSLAPDEYAGFVMTLLRMLAFAPLAAAGNPTNGQISGTELHTPFAEKETEPKKPLVLPDYPEQPPAAVEPPATHIAETASESGTAEYTAEHTESEQAETPPVESITEASSFAEAVPADAIFEHAVAVTASQAEEYSPQWEEIPPEHETSAGEPYPDYPTDYPAYDDESMNYFPMHEPSQPEQPNHNEEDETGAEAEEAAFVPMPEFAAENWAQISFRLSRKLGAAQMLTNHAAWVDFDAENSVLTLSLTANAAKEAKSKGFFDKIRNALAEAYDIPELKLQTCAWEENRNWETPAMRKNRLQIEGRQRAQQILESDPACQKLMNLLDCHEWKAETIELAENIEE from the coding sequence ATGGCCTATCAAGTTCTTGCCCGAAAATGGCGCCCGAAAACCTTTGCCGATTTAGTCGGCCAAGAGCACGTTGTCAAAGCCCTGCAAAATGCGCTCGATAAAGGCCGCCTGCATCACGCCTATCTGCTCACCGGCACCCGCGGCGTCGGCAAAACCACCATTGCACGCATTCTTGCCAAAAGCCTGAACTGCGAAAACCCGAGCAACGGCGAACCTTGCGGCCAATGCCAAAGCTGCACGCAAATCGACTCCGGCCGCTTTGTCGATTTATTGGAAATCGACGCCGCATCCAACACCGGCATCGACAACATCCGCGAAGTGCTCGAAAACGCCCAATACGCGCCCACTTCCGGCAAATACAAAGTGTATATCATCGACGAAGTGCACATGCTTTCCAAATCGGCTTTCAACGCCATGCTCAAAACATTGGAAGAGCCGCCCGAGCATGTGAAATTCATTCTCGCCACCACCGATCCGCACAAAGTGCCCGTTACCGTATTGAGCCGCTGCCTGCAATTCGTGTTGCGCAATATGACGCCCCAGCAAGTGGCCGGACACCTCAGCCACGTTCTGCAAGTGGAAAACATCCCTTCCGAACCTGCCGCGCTCCAATTATTGGGCCGCGCCGCCGCCGGTTCCATGCGTGACGCCCTGAGCCTGCTTGACCAAGCCATCGCAATGGGTTCCGGCAAAGTCAGCGAAGAAGACGTGCGCCACATGATAGGCGCAGTCGACAAACGCTACCTTTACGAACTGCTGCAAAGCATTGCTGCGCAAAACGGGGAAGCCCTGCTGCAAAAAGCGCAGGAAATGGCGGCACGCGCCATCGGATTCGACAGCGCCTTGAGCGAACTGGCCGTATTACTGCAACGCATCGCCTTGTTCCAAACCGTACCCTCGGCCATCCCTCAAGACGATCCCGAGCGCGAAACCCTGAAAGTGCTGGCGGATCACTTAAGCGGCGAACAAATCCAGCTTTACTACCAATGCGCCATCCACGGCAAGCGCGACCTCAGCCTCGCGCCCGACGAATACGCAGGCTTCGTAATGACCTTGCTACGCATGCTCGCGTTCGCCCCGCTTGCCGCCGCAGGTAACCCGACCAACGGTCAAATCAGCGGCACCGAGCTGCACACCCCTTTTGCCGAAAAGGAAACCGAACCAAAAAAGCCCTTAGTCCTGCCTGATTATCCCGAGCAGCCTCCTGCTGCTGTCGAGCCGCCCGCAACACACATTGCAGAAACCGCGTCGGAATCCGGCACAGCGGAGTACACCGCAGAACACACCGAATCAGAGCAGGCAGAAACACCCCCCGTTGAAAGCATTACAGAGGCTTCGTCTTTTGCAGAAGCCGTGCCGGCCGATGCCATTTTTGAACATGCCGTAGCGGTTACTGCAAGCCAAGCCGAAGAATACAGCCCGCAGTGGGAAGAAATTCCGCCGGAACACGAAACTTCGGCAGGCGAACCCTATCCGGATTATCCGACCGATTACCCAGCCTATGATGACGAAAGCATGAATTATTTCCCCATGCACGAACCATCTCAGCCTGAGCAACCGAATCACAACGAAGAAGACGAAACCGGCGCGGAAGCGGAAGAAGCCGCTTTCGTACCCATGCCCGAATTTGCGGCAGAAAACTGGGCACAAATTTCATTCCGTCTTTCCCGCAAGCTCGGTGCAGCCCAAATGCTGACCAATCATGCCGCGTGGGTAGATTTTGATGCGGAAAACAGCGTGCTCACGCTCTCACTCACTGCGAATGCCGCCAAAGAAGCCAAAAGCAAAGGCTTTTTCGACAAAATCCGCAACGCATTGGCGGAAGCCTACGATATACCCGAACTCAAGCTGCAAACCTGTGCTTGGGAAGAAAACCGCAACTGGGAAACCCCCGCCATGCGGAAAAACAGGCTCCAAATTGAAGGCCGCCAACGCGCACAACAAATTCTAGAAAGCGACCCCGCCTGCCAGAAATTGATGAATCTGCTCGATTGCCACGAGTGGAAAGCCGAAACGATAGAGCTGGCGGAAAATATCGAAGAATAA
- a CDS encoding YbaB/EbfC family nucleoid-associated protein — MFGKAGLGGLMQQAQKMQENMKKAQAKLAVTEVTGEAGNGLVKVVMTCNHVVKSIDINPDLIAEAADDKEMLEDLVLAAVNAAGDQAEELTSKTMGAFTQGLPPGFGDFFK, encoded by the coding sequence ATGTTCGGAAAAGCAGGTCTGGGCGGCTTGATGCAGCAAGCCCAAAAAATGCAGGAAAATATGAAAAAAGCCCAAGCTAAACTGGCCGTTACAGAAGTAACCGGTGAAGCAGGCAACGGTTTGGTAAAAGTGGTGATGACATGCAACCACGTTGTAAAAAGCATAGACATCAACCCCGACTTAATCGCCGAGGCCGCGGACGACAAAGAGATGCTGGAAGACTTGGTTCTAGCTGCGGTTAACGCAGCAGGCGATCAGGCTGAAGAATTAACCAGCAAAACCATGGGCGCATTCACACAAGGCCTGCCGCCCGGTTTCGGCGATTTCTTTAAATAA
- a CDS encoding lytic transglycosylase domain-containing protein has translation MIQNRTFKLTFAAVAISALASCSSPEQRVEPVNRVAETAGGVHLPTVRATESPNKILSDYQTYQSVLDAIKLDDDMLPSQFLSHAGNSAMAENVRNEWLKSLGKRGQWAQFEQQFAKLDKAGRAQEVSCYAEYNGLMKGKSSELAQKIVNELGRQATGCTLLVEESARRGQLDTQKSWRRVRGLISNNQITDARNLAAALGSPLDGLEGQGAQEQLLVNVISPPAQKSGSAAGRLSGLEGMLTREQSGFAWGVLGYAEAKKQNFSTALNYYNRADRKQLSDDQFEWYARSALRFSRWSDLANIIESMPEHLKKKPDWQYWLARSLAAQGDSSRAKSLYGQAAQSGRNFYAVMSMEELGQRVSAKNNVSDASKKDVKKLAQDGAIDRALNLFQASQTSGEWKMRRQAQAEWRFAIRGFNEDTLLAAAQLAFDKGFYEMAVNTADSTQQKLNYTLRYISPFKDITVRYANQVGIDPAWVYGLIRQESRFMLGAQSSVGAQGLMQVMPATAREIAGKIGMDSSELYTMDGNIRMGTWYMADAKRRLQNNEVMATAGYNAGPGRARNWQAATPLEGAIYAETIPFNETRDYVKKVMTNATYYATLFNEPQTSLKQRMGTVPGR, from the coding sequence ATGATCCAAAACCGTACTTTCAAGCTTACTTTTGCTGCTGTGGCCATTTCGGCTCTGGCTTCCTGCTCGTCTCCCGAGCAGCGGGTAGAGCCGGTAAACCGTGTCGCCGAAACTGCCGGCGGGGTGCATTTGCCCACAGTAAGGGCAACCGAATCACCCAATAAGATTTTGTCTGACTACCAAACATATCAAAGCGTATTGGATGCCATCAAGCTTGACGACGATATGCTGCCTTCGCAGTTTCTCAGCCATGCCGGCAATAGCGCGATGGCAGAAAACGTCCGTAACGAATGGTTGAAAAGCTTGGGTAAGCGCGGCCAATGGGCGCAGTTTGAACAGCAGTTTGCCAAGCTGGATAAAGCAGGCCGTGCGCAGGAAGTTTCCTGCTATGCCGAATACAATGGGTTGATGAAGGGCAAAAGTAGCGAGTTGGCTCAGAAAATCGTTAACGAATTAGGCAGACAGGCGACAGGCTGTACTTTATTGGTGGAAGAGTCGGCAAGACGGGGCCAGTTGGATACGCAAAAATCCTGGCGCCGCGTAAGGGGGCTGATCAGCAATAATCAAATCACGGATGCGCGTAATCTGGCCGCTGCTTTAGGCAGCCCGCTGGATGGTTTGGAAGGTCAGGGCGCACAAGAGCAATTGCTGGTAAACGTGATCAGTCCGCCCGCACAGAAAAGCGGCTCGGCGGCCGGCAGGTTGAGCGGTTTGGAGGGTATGCTTACCCGTGAGCAGAGCGGTTTTGCCTGGGGCGTGTTGGGCTATGCGGAAGCAAAAAAGCAAAACTTTTCTACCGCTTTGAACTATTACAACCGTGCCGACAGAAAACAATTGTCGGATGACCAGTTTGAATGGTACGCACGCTCGGCCTTGCGCTTTTCGCGCTGGAGCGATTTGGCAAACATCATCGAAAGTATGCCGGAGCATTTGAAAAAGAAACCGGACTGGCAATATTGGCTGGCGCGCAGTTTGGCAGCCCAAGGCGACAGCAGCCGCGCGAAAAGTTTATACGGCCAAGCCGCCCAATCGGGCCGCAATTTCTATGCCGTGATGTCGATGGAGGAATTGGGCCAACGGGTAAGCGCTAAAAATAATGTGTCGGATGCTTCGAAAAAAGATGTGAAAAAACTGGCGCAAGACGGAGCGATTGACCGCGCGCTGAACCTTTTCCAAGCCAGCCAAACATCGGGTGAATGGAAAATGCGCCGCCAGGCTCAGGCGGAGTGGCGTTTTGCTATCCGCGGCTTTAATGAAGACACGCTATTGGCTGCGGCACAACTGGCTTTCGACAAAGGCTTTTACGAAATGGCCGTGAATACGGCCGACAGCACCCAGCAGAAGCTGAATTATACGCTCCGCTATATTTCGCCGTTTAAAGACATTACCGTGCGTTATGCAAATCAGGTAGGTATTGATCCGGCTTGGGTATACGGCCTTATCCGACAAGAGAGCAGGTTTATGCTGGGTGCGCAATCCAGCGTGGGCGCACAAGGTTTGATGCAGGTTATGCCTGCAACCGCGCGTGAAATTGCCGGCAAAATCGGTATGGACAGCAGTGAGCTATATACTATGGACGGCAATATCCGCATGGGTACTTGGTATATGGCGGATGCCAAACGCCGCTTGCAGAACAATGAAGTGATGGCCACAGCCGGCTATAACGCCGGGCCGGGCCGGGCACGCAACTGGCAGGCGGCTACGCCGCTGGAAGGCGCGATTTATGCGGAAACCATTCCGTTTAACGAGACCCGCGACTATGTGAAAAAAGTGATGACCAATGCAACTTACTACGCCACTCTGTTTAACGAGCCGCAAACATCGCTGAAACAGCGCATGGGTACAGTGCCCGGTCGTTGA
- a CDS encoding ABC transporter ATP-binding protein, with product MILEVSQLNLSFDRKPVLQDFGFALQEGEIACLLGHSGCGKTTALRAVAGFEQPDSGTITLSGRTLSDRHSFMPPHLRKIGMVFQDYALFPHLSVKENIAFGIAKQPAAERKKRIESLLELIGMPEYGGRYPHQLSGGQQQRVALARALAPKPELVLLDEPFSNLDSALRMRLSKEVRRLLKQENTSALMVTHDRHEAFAMADKIGIMAEGRLKQWDTPHNLYHHPADAEVARFTGKGVLLRGTVEHGLVKTAAGALPRVPEQDVEGGKVQVFVRPQNVLVGVEGGASAEVLECDFQGRCLILTLKLESGETMLAEADVEEGLAVGSRVGIRLEAEKLAVFA from the coding sequence ATGATTCTGGAAGTATCGCAACTTAATCTTTCCTTCGACCGTAAACCCGTGCTGCAAGATTTCGGTTTTGCGTTGCAGGAAGGTGAAATAGCCTGTTTGCTCGGCCATTCGGGCTGCGGAAAAACCACGGCGCTCAGGGCAGTGGCAGGCTTTGAACAGCCTGATTCGGGCACCATCACGCTGAGCGGCCGCACGCTTTCAGACAGGCATTCTTTTATGCCGCCCCATCTGCGCAAGATCGGCATGGTGTTTCAGGATTATGCTTTGTTTCCGCATCTCAGCGTAAAAGAAAATATTGCATTTGGCATTGCCAAGCAGCCTGCCGCCGAGCGCAAAAAAAGAATTGAAAGCTTGTTGGAGCTCATCGGTATGCCCGAATATGGCGGCCGTTATCCGCACCAGCTCTCCGGCGGTCAACAGCAAAGAGTGGCGCTGGCACGCGCATTGGCGCCTAAGCCGGAGTTGGTTTTGCTGGACGAGCCGTTTTCCAATCTTGATTCCGCTTTGAGGATGCGGCTTTCCAAAGAGGTTCGCCGCCTGCTTAAGCAGGAAAATACCAGTGCGTTGATGGTAACGCACGACAGGCACGAAGCATTTGCCATGGCCGATAAAATCGGCATTATGGCTGAAGGCCGTTTGAAACAGTGGGATACGCCGCACAATCTGTATCATCATCCCGCGGATGCCGAAGTGGCGCGTTTTACCGGCAAAGGCGTTTTGCTGCGCGGCACGGTCGAGCACGGTTTGGTAAAAACGGCAGCCGGCGCATTGCCGCGTGTACCGGAGCAAGATGTTGAGGGCGGCAAGGTTCAAGTGTTTGTGCGCCCGCAGAATGTGTTGGTAGGTGTTGAAGGCGGCGCTTCGGCCGAAGTGCTGGAATGTGATTTTCAAGGCCGATGCTTGATTCTCACTCTGAAATTGGAGAGCGGAGAAACCATGTTGGCAGAGGCCGATGTAGAAGAAGGCTTGGCAGTAGGCAGCCGGGTGGGTATCCGGCTTGAAGCCGAAAAGCTGGCTGTGTTTGCTTGA
- a CDS encoding ABC transporter permease has protein sequence MLMKPAFRKLLLPRLWLLLCVCSIAVPLGVIVASFGTFDAEIWTFLLEFQLPLLVKNTVWLVLGVGFGTAVLGTSCAWLTAMYDFPMRRFFFWAMMLPLAVPAYVLAFTQLGLFDYTGPISTWLRESRGFEQGLPEIRNGFGLAVVMSLTFYPYVYLLARNAFGSMGQRALEAGASLGLSPTRSFFRVALPMARPWIAGGTVLVLMEVLSDFGTVSVFGYDTFTTAIYQAWFDFYSLETAKQLAALLITAVFILLVLEQLSRGGRRYSQSGRAHHRKRRALPTLSGWLAFAYCATLLTFAFVIPVVQLLIWAYETFNDGFNTSLWKNAWHSFAASMAAAFLAAVAALLLALSKRVDKSRFAAFSARAATLGYAIPGTVLAVGVFVPVAWLDNVLIDWLKLSEEVTGIFKGTLAVMLAAYVIRFLAVSFASVEAGLERISPSQAEAARSLGCNGAGVLRRIYLPLLKGTLGTGMLMAFVDMMKEMPITLMTRPYDWDTLAVRVYAFTIEGQFANAALPALLIVLTGLVPVILFSRTEQKP, from the coding sequence ATGCTTATGAAACCTGCGTTCCGTAAGTTGCTGCTGCCGCGATTGTGGCTGCTGCTTTGCGTATGCTCTATCGCTGTGCCGCTGGGTGTGATCGTTGCTTCTTTCGGCACATTTGATGCTGAAATTTGGACGTTTCTGCTTGAGTTTCAATTGCCTTTGCTGGTAAAAAATACGGTTTGGCTGGTGTTGGGCGTGGGCTTCGGCACGGCGGTGTTGGGCACTTCATGCGCTTGGTTGACGGCCATGTATGACTTTCCGATGCGGCGTTTCTTTTTTTGGGCGATGATGCTTCCGTTGGCCGTGCCTGCGTATGTGTTAGCGTTTACCCAATTGGGATTGTTTGACTATACCGGCCCGATCAGCACTTGGCTTCGGGAAAGCCGTGGGTTTGAACAAGGCCTGCCTGAAATCCGCAACGGTTTCGGCTTGGCAGTTGTGATGAGCCTTACTTTTTATCCTTATGTTTATTTATTGGCACGCAATGCGTTCGGCAGCATGGGCCAGCGTGCGCTGGAGGCCGGCGCTTCATTAGGGCTTTCGCCTACACGCTCTTTTTTCCGTGTGGCTTTGCCGATGGCGCGCCCTTGGATTGCAGGCGGTACGGTGTTGGTGTTGATGGAAGTGTTGTCTGATTTCGGTACGGTTTCCGTGTTCGGCTACGACACGTTCACCACGGCCATTTATCAGGCGTGGTTTGATTTTTATTCTTTGGAAACCGCCAAACAGCTGGCCGCGCTGTTGATTACGGCGGTTTTTATATTGCTGGTGTTGGAGCAGTTGAGCAGGGGCGGGCGGCGCTACAGCCAATCGGGCAGAGCGCATCACCGTAAACGCCGGGCGCTGCCGACACTTTCGGGATGGCTGGCATTTGCTTATTGCGCCACGCTCCTGACATTTGCTTTTGTGATTCCTGTGGTGCAGCTCTTGATTTGGGCTTATGAAACTTTTAACGACGGTTTCAATACTTCACTATGGAAAAATGCTTGGCATTCGTTTGCGGCAAGTATGGCCGCTGCTTTTCTGGCTGCTGTGGCGGCTTTGCTGTTGGCACTGTCTAAGCGGGTAGATAAAAGCCGGTTTGCCGCGTTTTCCGCACGCGCGGCCACTTTGGGTTATGCCATTCCGGGCACGGTGTTGGCGGTGGGTGTGTTTGTGCCTGTGGCTTGGTTGGACAATGTGTTGATTGATTGGTTGAAGCTGTCGGAAGAAGTGACCGGAATATTCAAAGGCACTTTGGCCGTGATGTTGGCAGCTTATGTGATCCGTTTTTTGGCCGTGTCGTTTGCTTCGGTGGAGGCCGGTTTGGAGCGCATCAGCCCGTCGCAAGCAGAAGCGGCGCGCTCTTTGGGCTGTAACGGCGCGGGCGTGTTGCGGCGGATTTATCTGCCGTTGCTCAAGGGTACTTTGGGCACGGGGATGCTGATGGCTTTTGTCGATATGATGAAAGAAATGCCGATCACGCTGATGACCCGCCCTTATGATTGGGATACGCTGGCGGTGCGTGTTTATGCTTTCACAATAGAAGGCCAGTTTGCCAATGCCGCCCTGCCGGCTTTGTTGATTGTGTTAACCGGCTTGGTGCCGGTGATTCTGTTTTCGCGCACGGAGCAAAAACCATGA